In one Echinicola marina genomic region, the following are encoded:
- a CDS encoding BT_3987 domain-containing protein: MNNISYKIYSFFLLLCLIVGAGCEEDEQEIPTGIFIAPNSRDIVEPRNVVFVENYESSIAFSVAVYEPASEEIQVAIRQNNELVSQYNSTNGTQYEPLPEQSIRFSSETPVIEKGEKNSAEIEALINSDLLDEDKTYMLALEITNASGNIVLNKAMNVKYFSLKGGPPPNIALGKPTNQSSITAGGLSPRAVDGNTNGAWSAGSVTHTAGVGQDWWEVDLEAISPLIAQINIYNRTDCCAQRLVDFHVFVSDVPFESTSLEETQAQEGVSDYFTAGVGGAKTEIKIGRTGRYVRVQLEGNTPLALAEVEILAL, encoded by the coding sequence ATGAATAACATATCTTATAAAATATATTCTTTTTTTCTCCTACTGTGTCTCATTGTTGGGGCAGGTTGTGAGGAAGATGAGCAAGAAATACCTACAGGTATTTTTATAGCACCTAACTCCAGGGACATCGTGGAACCAAGGAATGTTGTATTTGTGGAAAATTATGAATCCTCCATTGCATTTTCCGTGGCAGTTTATGAGCCCGCTTCAGAAGAAATACAGGTGGCCATAAGGCAAAATAATGAATTGGTAAGCCAATATAATTCTACCAATGGGACGCAATATGAGCCTTTACCTGAACAAAGTATCCGTTTTAGTTCAGAAACACCAGTGATCGAGAAGGGAGAAAAGAATTCCGCGGAAATTGAGGCATTGATCAACTCAGATCTATTGGATGAGGATAAAACCTATATGCTGGCTTTGGAAATTACCAATGCCAGTGGAAATATCGTATTAAACAAGGCGATGAATGTAAAGTATTTTAGCTTGAAAGGCGGGCCACCACCAAATATCGCTTTAGGTAAACCAACTAATCAGTCAAGTATTACCGCTGGTGGACTTAGCCCAAGGGCTGTTGATGGCAATACCAATGGAGCATGGAGTGCAGGATCTGTAACCCATACAGCCGGCGTAGGCCAGGATTGGTGGGAGGTAGACCTAGAAGCTATATCACCATTGATTGCCCAGATCAATATATATAACCGTACAGATTGTTGTGCACAAAGATTGGTGGATTTCCATGTATTTGTATCAGATGTGCCATTTGAATCCACTTCTTTAGAAGAAACGCAGGCCCAAGAAGGGGTATCTGATTATTTTACTGCAGGAGTAGGTGGAGCTAAGACTGAAATCAAAATAGGCAGGACAGGCAGGTATGTGAGGGTACAACTAGAAGGGAATACGCCATTAGCTTTGGCAGAGGTAGAGATATTAGCCTTATAA
- a CDS encoding alpha-L-fucosidase: MKKFGLLIKVLLPLQMLAFYAYGQKIKPNHIQFISPGDSQEDIIEKAANVVPTVRQLRWQKLEVTGFIHFGVNTFTGKEWGTGNEKPEIFNPTDLDAEQWVLAAKAGGIKQLIITAKHHDGFCLWPTETTEHSVVSSPWKSGKGDVVKALAEACRKHDMGFGIYLSPWDMNAPSYGTEAYNDLFIDQLTELLTWYGKIDEVWFDGANGEGPNGKKQVYDFDRYYEKIRELQPEAVIAIMGPDVRWVGTETGYGKDTEWSVVPVNNLDQEKIAANSQQNVNVKPTWDKSKEVLGSRESLLNAKGLVWYPAETDVSIRPGWFYHKNQDDKVKSPEKLLDIYFNSVGKNGVLLLNLPPDKRGLIHEEDVKNLKAWKALIDELFDENLLKRATGNKKFNKSLVDGQLETSIVPSKTKEGYEIRFDFKNPIAFNVLVLQENITKGQRVENFQLEVLKDGKWQSVVNGTTIGYKRISTLQEVNGSQFRLKIQDSRLSPEISEVGFYLDKQ, translated from the coding sequence ATGAAAAAGTTCGGATTATTAATTAAGGTGTTGTTACCCTTGCAGATGTTGGCGTTTTATGCCTATGGTCAAAAGATTAAGCCCAATCATATTCAGTTTATATCCCCAGGGGATAGCCAAGAAGACATTATTGAAAAGGCTGCCAATGTGGTTCCAACGGTGAGGCAACTCAGGTGGCAAAAGCTGGAGGTCACAGGTTTTATCCATTTTGGTGTCAACACATTTACTGGAAAGGAGTGGGGAACTGGAAATGAAAAACCTGAAATTTTCAATCCTACTGACCTTGATGCAGAACAATGGGTTTTGGCCGCCAAGGCTGGCGGAATCAAGCAGTTGATCATTACTGCAAAGCACCATGATGGATTTTGTCTATGGCCTACCGAGACTACTGAACATTCGGTGGTTTCAAGTCCATGGAAATCAGGTAAAGGAGATGTGGTAAAAGCCTTAGCAGAAGCTTGTAGGAAACATGATATGGGATTTGGTATATACCTTTCCCCTTGGGATATGAATGCGCCGAGCTATGGAACAGAAGCTTATAATGATTTATTTATAGATCAGCTTACAGAACTACTTACTTGGTATGGGAAAATAGATGAAGTATGGTTTGATGGAGCTAATGGGGAAGGACCAAATGGTAAAAAACAGGTCTATGATTTTGATCGTTATTATGAAAAAATAAGGGAATTGCAGCCTGAGGCTGTCATTGCCATCATGGGGCCTGATGTGAGGTGGGTAGGAACAGAAACCGGTTATGGAAAAGATACGGAATGGAGTGTAGTTCCTGTCAATAACCTTGATCAGGAAAAAATAGCGGCTAATTCTCAGCAAAATGTAAATGTGAAACCTACTTGGGACAAGTCCAAGGAAGTCTTGGGAAGCCGGGAAAGCTTACTCAATGCCAAAGGCTTGGTATGGTATCCCGCAGAAACTGATGTGTCCATTCGGCCAGGTTGGTTTTATCACAAGAATCAGGACGATAAAGTAAAATCCCCGGAAAAGCTTTTGGATATCTATTTTAATTCCGTTGGTAAAAATGGTGTGTTGCTTTTGAACTTACCACCGGATAAAAGAGGATTGATTCATGAGGAAGATGTAAAAAATTTAAAGGCATGGAAGGCATTAATTGATGAGCTGTTTGATGAGAACTTGTTAAAGCGTGCGACAGGTAATAAGAAATTCAACAAAAGCCTTGTAGATGGACAATTAGAGACCTCTATTGTTCCTTCTAAAACCAAAGAAGGTTATGAGATAAGGTTTGATTTTAAAAATCCGATCGCTTTTAATGTCCTTGTACTTCAAGAAAATATTACCAAAGGGCAGCGTGTGGAGAACTTTCAACTTGAAGTCCTAAAAGATGGAAAATGGCAATCTGTTGTAAACGGAACAACTATTGGGTATAAACGAATATCAACGCTTCAGGAGGTAAATGGGAGTCAATTTAGACTGAAAATTCAAGATAGTAGATTGTCTCCGGAGATTTCCGAAGTCGGATTTTATTTAGATAAGCAATAA
- the tnpA gene encoding IS200/IS605 family transposase, which produces MSQESKYIHKSHNVSVLLYHIVCSAKYRRVVFSKEVDKVLTSTCEQIELRYEIKFLEIGTDADHVHFLIQSVPTYSITKIVRTIKSLVSREVFKECPEVKKQLWGGEFWGKGYFVNTVGQHGTEEKIANYVKSQGLEKGYKKLKTNYQLKIFD; this is translated from the coding sequence ATGTCGCAAGAAAGTAAGTATATCCATAAGAGTCATAATGTATCAGTTTTGCTGTACCATATAGTTTGCTCAGCAAAATATAGACGAGTAGTGTTCAGTAAAGAGGTTGATAAAGTTCTGACATCGACGTGTGAACAGATAGAACTAAGATATGAGATTAAATTTCTGGAAATCGGTACAGATGCTGACCATGTACATTTTCTGATCCAATCGGTTCCAACGTATAGTATAACCAAAATAGTGAGAACGATAAAGAGTTTAGTGTCACGAGAGGTGTTTAAAGAATGCCCAGAGGTGAAAAAACAGCTCTGGGGAGGGGAGTTTTGGGGTAAGGGATATTTTGTCAATACGGTAGGCCAACATGGAACAGAGGAAAAGATCGCTAATTATGTAAAGAGTCAAGGGCTGGAAAAAGGATATAAAAAACTGAAGACCAATTATCAATTAAAAATATTCGATTGA
- a CDS encoding PSD1 and planctomycete cytochrome C domain-containing protein, translated as MKTHNNFLLAVLAGIVIFTACDGPSEENKSLLASDQISYNFHIRPILSDKCFACHGPDANKREAGLRLDTEEGAYAALKDSPDAHVIVPGKANESAVYQRISTEDPSLQMPPPDSNLKLSEEEVELIKKWINKGAKYEPHWAFTPPKKSALPLEDEWCRNEIDNFALAQMKQYRLSPNEEADAATLVKRLSLDITGLPPSLELIDKYSDLSGDNYEALVDELMAKPSYGEKLAVLWMDVSRYSDSYGYQDDEMRTQWPYRDWVIHAFNENMSYDQFITWQLAGDMLPNATKEQILATAFNRNHKYTEEGGIIHEEYRVEYILDKTNTFTKGILGITMECAQCHDHKYDPFSQENYFQMYAFFNNTPEKGFEGDVSRSKPAKTPILWIDKEDTDPDGVLSYLNAPDTSQIMVSVMDELDTLRKTYILDRGVYDAPTVEVQASTPPSIMKYAEGLPKNRLGLAEWTTDKKNPLTARVFVNLIWQEIFGQGIVASAGDFGMQGDLPTHPQLLDWLAVDFMENDWDIKRLMKQIYSSATYRQSSIITEKKLSKDPSNLYLARAPRLRLTAENIQDLVLASSGLLNKEIGGMSIKPYQPEGLWEAATSGRGSLAKYVQDKGDKIYRRGLYHFIKLTVPPPKAIIFDASNRDRCEVTRGRTNTPLQALVMLNDPFVLEAARVMSTQMEKENLSPEEGIETAFKKILCRNIKDEEKEVLMDYFVQEKERFEGNPEVIEESLDVGEKPLLEEGVSAESAAMMQVIVSLYNLEETITKI; from the coding sequence ATGAAAACCCATAATAATTTCTTGTTGGCAGTATTGGCAGGGATAGTGATCTTTACCGCTTGTGATGGGCCATCTGAGGAAAACAAAAGCTTATTGGCATCGGATCAGATCAGTTATAATTTTCATATTCGACCGATATTGTCAGATAAATGTTTTGCCTGCCATGGGCCAGATGCCAATAAAAGAGAAGCCGGTTTACGACTGGATACCGAGGAAGGCGCTTATGCAGCATTGAAGGATTCTCCTGATGCGCATGTGATCGTACCTGGAAAAGCCAATGAATCTGCCGTTTATCAGCGGATAAGTACGGAAGATCCCAGTTTACAAATGCCCCCGCCTGATTCCAACCTAAAACTTTCGGAAGAAGAAGTCGAACTCATTAAAAAATGGATCAATAAGGGAGCTAAATATGAGCCCCATTGGGCTTTCACACCTCCCAAAAAATCAGCATTGCCATTAGAGGACGAGTGGTGCAGAAATGAAATAGATAATTTTGCCCTTGCTCAAATGAAGCAATACAGGCTTTCTCCCAATGAAGAGGCAGATGCTGCTACATTGGTAAAGCGATTAAGTCTGGATATCACTGGACTTCCACCAAGTCTGGAATTGATCGATAAGTATTCAGATCTAAGTGGAGATAATTATGAGGCATTGGTAGATGAGTTGATGGCTAAACCATCCTATGGTGAAAAACTGGCTGTGCTATGGATGGATGTATCCAGGTATTCGGATAGCTATGGGTATCAGGATGACGAAATGCGCACCCAATGGCCATACCGAGATTGGGTAATTCATGCTTTCAATGAGAATATGTCCTATGACCAGTTTATCACCTGGCAGCTTGCAGGAGATATGCTTCCAAATGCCACCAAGGAACAAATATTAGCTACGGCATTTAACAGAAATCATAAATACACAGAAGAAGGCGGGATTATTCATGAAGAATATAGGGTAGAATATATCCTGGACAAGACCAATACATTCACGAAAGGTATTTTGGGTATCACCATGGAGTGTGCCCAATGTCATGATCATAAATATGATCCTTTTTCTCAGGAGAACTACTTTCAAATGTACGCCTTCTTTAATAACACTCCTGAAAAAGGGTTTGAAGGAGATGTTTCAAGAAGTAAACCTGCCAAAACTCCTATCTTATGGATTGACAAAGAAGATACTGATCCAGATGGAGTTTTGAGTTATTTGAATGCTCCTGATACATCACAGATTATGGTTTCTGTGATGGACGAACTGGATACCCTTCGTAAGACCTATATTTTGGATAGGGGTGTTTATGATGCACCTACAGTGGAGGTTCAGGCCTCGACCCCTCCATCCATCATGAAATATGCTGAAGGACTGCCAAAAAACCGTCTGGGATTGGCCGAATGGACCACCGATAAGAAAAACCCACTTACTGCGAGGGTATTTGTGAACCTTATTTGGCAAGAGATATTTGGTCAGGGAATAGTGGCCTCTGCCGGTGATTTTGGGATGCAGGGAGACTTGCCAACCCACCCCCAGCTATTGGATTGGTTGGCAGTGGATTTCATGGAAAATGACTGGGACATCAAGAGACTGATGAAGCAGATTTATTCATCTGCTACCTACAGACAGTCTTCAATAATCACAGAGAAAAAGCTGTCCAAGGATCCAAGTAATCTTTATTTGGCCAGGGCGCCAAGGTTAAGACTGACTGCTGAAAATATCCAGGATTTAGTATTGGCCAGCAGTGGGCTTTTGAACAAGGAAATAGGAGGGATGAGCATAAAGCCTTATCAGCCAGAGGGACTATGGGAAGCGGCCACTTCAGGAAGAGGTTCCTTGGCAAAATATGTTCAGGATAAGGGAGATAAGATTTACAGAAGAGGACTTTATCACTTTATCAAATTAACCGTACCACCACCAAAAGCCATCATCTTTGATGCCAGCAATCGTGACCGATGCGAGGTGACGAGAGGCAGGACGAATACGCCATTGCAGGCGCTCGTGATGCTCAATGATCCATTTGTACTTGAAGCAGCAAGGGTTATGAGTACCCAGATGGAGAAGGAGAATTTAAGTCCTGAGGAAGGGATAGAAACGGCATTTAAAAAGATCCTTTGCCGAAACATAAAAGATGAGGAGAAGGAAGTTTTGATGGATTATTTTGTCCAGGAGAAAGAGCGTTTCGAAGGAAATCCTGAAGTAATAGAAGAAAGTTTGGATGTTGGGGAAAAGCCATTGCTGGAAGAAGGCGTCAGTGCTGAGTCAGCTGCGATGATGCAGGTAATCGTCTCTTTGTATAATTTAGAAGAAACCATCACTAAGATTTGA